Proteins encoded within one genomic window of Halocatena marina:
- a CDS encoding phosphosulfolactate synthase: protein MPVDNRAFDFLRVNDRPDKPREKGITEIRGPYYDPMGPRELRDLLETMGHYVDIYKFSGGSFALMPEDAVRELIDTCHEFDVAVSTGGFIEHVLVADNEHVEDYVVEAGELGFDIVEISSGFLAIDVDDIVSLTELVVDHGLKAKPEINVQFGAGGASSEEELLEETQQDPALAIDEGRRHLDAGAYKLMVEAEGITESVTDWRTDVAYQIATELGIENCVFEAPGPEMFEWYIKNFGPNVNLFIDNSQIVECECMRSGLWGKKSTWGRITSYGE from the coding sequence ATGCCAGTAGACAACCGTGCCTTTGACTTTCTTCGGGTGAACGATCGTCCGGACAAGCCACGGGAGAAGGGCATCACCGAGATACGGGGCCCGTACTACGATCCGATGGGACCGCGAGAGCTGCGCGATCTCTTGGAGACGATGGGTCACTACGTGGATATCTACAAGTTCTCCGGTGGGTCGTTCGCGCTGATGCCCGAGGACGCGGTTCGTGAGCTGATCGACACGTGTCACGAGTTCGACGTCGCTGTTTCGACTGGTGGATTCATCGAGCACGTTCTCGTCGCGGACAATGAGCACGTTGAGGACTACGTTGTCGAGGCAGGTGAGTTAGGCTTCGACATCGTCGAAATCTCGTCGGGATTTCTCGCGATTGACGTGGATGACATCGTTTCACTCACCGAACTCGTCGTCGATCACGGTTTGAAAGCCAAACCCGAAATTAACGTTCAGTTCGGTGCTGGTGGAGCATCGAGTGAGGAGGAGCTGTTAGAGGAGACTCAGCAGGACCCGGCGCTGGCAATCGACGAAGGCCGTCGGCACCTCGATGCGGGCGCGTACAAACTCATGGTCGAGGCAGAGGGCATCACCGAGAGCGTGACCGACTGGCGAACCGACGTTGCCTATCAGATCGCCACAGAGTTGGGCATCGAAAACTGCGTCTTCGAGGCCCCCGGTCCAGAGATGTTCGAGTGGTACATCAAGAACTTCGGACCAAACGTGAATTTGTTCATCGACAACTCCCAGATCGTCGAATGTGAGTGCATGCGTTCGGGACTGTGGGGCAAAAAATCGACGTGGGGACGGATCACATCGTATGGTGAGTGA
- a CDS encoding GNAT family N-acetyltransferase: MNVRKATEADVTAIHDIARQSIQASYAISPTGIDVIVEEWFDARTMADRLADSVIGVAEIDDTVVGFSEAKITDSEGQLLWLHVHPEERGQSAGTELFKWTRERLSDRGTTDIRARILASNSEGSAFIEQFGYERIDQRDTEFGGETWDEHIYGSSENTADDNTESQDVPSTIEVEGQERFVGSEEIPGDEAPLHRLYTDADYEEQYGYYCSSCGSAVETVDELDRIKCTTCGNVHRPDEWDGAYL, encoded by the coding sequence ATGAACGTCCGCAAAGCAACCGAGGCGGATGTCACGGCGATCCACGACATCGCACGACAATCGATACAGGCGTCGTATGCAATCAGCCCCACCGGTATTGATGTTATTGTGGAGGAGTGGTTCGACGCGCGGACGATGGCGGATCGGCTCGCTGATAGCGTTATCGGTGTCGCTGAAATCGACGATACTGTTGTTGGGTTTTCGGAGGCAAAGATCACAGACAGCGAGGGGCAATTGCTCTGGCTCCACGTTCATCCGGAAGAACGAGGCCAGAGCGCGGGAACGGAGCTGTTCAAATGGACGAGAGAGAGACTCTCCGATCGAGGCACGACCGATATCCGCGCCCGAATCCTCGCCAGCAACTCGGAGGGTTCGGCATTCATCGAACAATTCGGATACGAACGAATCGACCAACGCGACACCGAGTTCGGTGGCGAGACGTGGGATGAACACATCTACGGATCGTCTGAGAACACGGCTGATGACAACACCGAATCTCAAGACGTTCCATCGACGATCGAAGTAGAGGGTCAAGAACGGTTCGTCGGCAGCGAGGAGATACCTGGTGACGAAGCTCCGCTCCACCGACTGTACACAGACGCCGACTACGAAGAGCAGTACGGATACTACTGTTCGAGCTGCGGGTCGGCAGTCGAAACGGTCGATGAATTAGACCGAATCAAATGCACGACGTGTGGAAACGTTCACAGACCCGACGAGTGGGATGGGGCGTATTTATAG
- a CDS encoding AAA family ATPase — protein sequence MVEAFAVASGKGGTGKTTSTLALGMALTEEYDVTVVDADTGMANLLFHTGLADADTTLHDVLRNDAPVSEATYDRFGMRVVPCGTSLAGFRDADPTRLRNAVATLASETDVLLLDSAAALGSKSAVLPIVLADRVVIILQPTIPSLSDALKVQEYATSYGTGVAGILFNRVQDDDAIDTIESKAKRYFDGPTIGTVPESDSARAARRASEPLLAHAPDSVPASAYRDAAQTLDVQAGDSDAVADRFRSAVIPETP from the coding sequence ATGGTTGAGGCGTTCGCAGTTGCGAGCGGAAAGGGTGGGACTGGAAAGACGACGAGCACGCTCGCACTCGGAATGGCGCTCACCGAGGAGTACGACGTGACCGTTGTCGACGCAGACACTGGGATGGCGAACCTTCTCTTTCATACGGGACTCGCGGACGCGGATACGACACTGCACGATGTGCTCCGGAACGACGCTCCGGTTTCTGAGGCAACCTACGACCGGTTTGGGATGCGTGTCGTTCCCTGTGGGACGAGTCTCGCGGGATTTCGGGACGCTGATCCGACACGGTTGCGCAACGCTGTCGCCACTCTTGCGAGTGAAACTGACGTCCTCTTGCTCGATTCCGCCGCCGCACTCGGGAGCAAAAGCGCTGTTTTGCCAATCGTGCTTGCAGACCGGGTCGTCATCATTCTCCAGCCGACGATCCCGTCGCTCTCGGATGCGCTGAAAGTACAGGAGTACGCCACATCGTACGGAACGGGCGTTGCGGGCATCTTATTCAACCGGGTGCAAGACGACGATGCTATCGACACCATAGAATCGAAGGCCAAACGGTACTTCGATGGACCGACGATCGGCACTGTTCCCGAGAGCGATTCGGCACGGGCTGCCCGACGAGCGAGCGAACCACTACTAGCTCACGCGCCCGACTCGGTTCCAGCAAGCGCGTATCGTGACGCTGCACAGACGCTCGACGTACAGGCTGGTGACTCCGATGCCGTCGCTGACCGCTTCCGGAGTGCAGTCATTCCGGAAACACCATGA
- a CDS encoding MmgE/PrpD family protein, whose amino-acid sequence MTTTAELADFALSVAYDELSDDVQEELKKRVLDSIGIAVGALGADAVEIVHETSVEMDTAGPCRLWGSDDTAAPPTAALYNTTLTRYLDYMDSFLAPGETPHPSDNIASVIACAEQQGLTGADLLAGIGVAYEVQGELAWNAPVRDRGWDHVTHTVLSAATGAGLVSELDREELRNAIGIAGTAHNALRVTRTGGINEWKGIASANAARNAVYSVALADHGMEGPTNLFEGQKGWKQIVSGEFEIDLDTGCERVFDTMTKRYVAETYAQSAVEGIIELAEEHDIDASRVESIHLDTFEGAKLIIGGGEGSRYEVETKAQADHSLPYMLAAALIDRQMTNDAYDPERIQRDDVQTLLRKVTVEEDEVLTERFENGEMPANIEIELDDSTYQIEKDDFSGHPNNPMSWAQIEEKFTTMTDDRYARERQNEIIETVKSLDTCDVVDLVELLE is encoded by the coding sequence ATGACGACGACAGCCGAACTCGCCGACTTCGCGTTGTCGGTCGCATACGACGAGCTATCAGACGACGTTCAAGAAGAGCTCAAAAAGCGTGTACTCGATTCAATCGGTATTGCTGTCGGCGCGCTCGGAGCCGACGCAGTGGAAATCGTCCACGAAACGAGCGTCGAGATGGACACAGCGGGTCCGTGTCGATTGTGGGGAAGCGACGATACGGCGGCACCACCGACCGCCGCACTGTATAACACCACTCTCACACGGTATCTCGATTATATGGACTCGTTTCTCGCGCCGGGAGAGACGCCACACCCGAGCGACAACATTGCGAGTGTGATCGCGTGCGCAGAGCAACAAGGACTCACTGGTGCCGACCTGCTCGCAGGGATCGGGGTCGCGTACGAGGTGCAGGGTGAGTTGGCGTGGAACGCACCTGTCCGTGACCGGGGCTGGGATCACGTCACTCACACCGTCCTCTCGGCCGCAACAGGAGCCGGTCTGGTCAGTGAACTCGACCGCGAGGAACTTCGGAATGCGATCGGTATCGCTGGGACAGCACACAACGCGCTCCGGGTAACGCGGACTGGTGGCATCAACGAGTGGAAGGGCATCGCAAGCGCGAACGCAGCCCGTAACGCCGTCTACTCGGTCGCGCTGGCGGATCACGGTATGGAAGGCCCAACGAACTTGTTCGAGGGGCAAAAAGGGTGGAAACAGATCGTCAGCGGCGAGTTCGAGATCGACCTCGACACTGGATGCGAACGGGTGTTTGACACCATGACGAAGCGATACGTCGCGGAGACGTACGCCCAATCCGCAGTCGAGGGGATTATTGAACTCGCCGAAGAGCACGATATCGACGCTTCGAGGGTTGAATCCATCCACCTCGACACGTTCGAGGGTGCAAAGCTCATCATCGGCGGTGGCGAGGGATCGCGCTATGAGGTCGAAACGAAAGCCCAAGCCGACCACTCGCTGCCGTACATGCTCGCCGCTGCGCTCATCGACCGCCAGATGACGAACGACGCCTACGATCCTGAGCGGATCCAGCGCGATGACGTGCAGACACTTCTCCGGAAGGTGACGGTCGAAGAAGACGAAGTGCTCACCGAACGCTTCGAAAACGGCGAGATGCCGGCGAATATCGAGATCGAACTCGACGATAGCACGTACCAGATCGAAAAAGACGACTTCAGTGGCCACCCGAACAACCCAATGTCGTGGGCACAGATCGAGGAGAAATTCACGACGATGACTGACGATCGCTACGCTCGGGAGCGTCAGAACGAAATCATCGAAACGGTGAAATCACTGGACACGTGCGACGTGGTTGATCTCGTCGAACTGTTGGAGTAA